The following are encoded together in the Acinetobacter radioresistens DSM 6976 = NBRC 102413 = CIP 103788 genome:
- the filB gene encoding putative pilus system C39 family peptidase FilB encodes MLEIALGSALMYYFATEAFEIKKKPEEAVYYTETLDSRNNSFVRMHREPVLIKPALEDQFRGIVRQAYDYSCGSAALTTLLNGYVGTDLSEQQTMNGLLKFGETERIIERRSFSLLDMKRFVEALGLESGGYKGEFSDLVKQGQPAIVPISYAGFKHFVVYKAYKNGRVYVADPALGNISFDEQRFKEIWENNTLFLINVAPEQRKNLLALQDADMRHVEDATVNRYAFVDIQYPQFYMEKIADKASTIRLDRNLNKESESYGQPTYNYLRLYYKNK; translated from the coding sequence ATGTTAGAGATCGCTTTAGGCTCGGCATTAATGTATTACTTTGCCACGGAAGCCTTTGAAATAAAAAAGAAACCGGAAGAAGCAGTTTATTATACAGAAACTTTAGATTCTCGAAATAACTCTTTTGTCCGAATGCATAGAGAACCTGTACTTATTAAACCCGCATTAGAAGACCAGTTCCGAGGTATTGTCCGTCAGGCTTACGATTATAGTTGTGGTTCAGCCGCACTTACTACACTTTTAAATGGGTATGTTGGCACTGATTTATCAGAACAGCAGACCATGAATGGACTTTTAAAGTTTGGTGAAACAGAACGTATTATTGAGCGACGCAGTTTTTCCCTGTTGGACATGAAGCGTTTTGTAGAAGCTTTAGGTTTAGAAAGTGGAGGGTATAAAGGAGAATTTTCAGATTTGGTCAAGCAGGGTCAGCCTGCAATTGTACCAATCAGTTACGCCGGTTTTAAGCATTTTGTGGTTTATAAAGCCTATAAGAATGGGCGCGTTTACGTCGCTGACCCAGCTTTGGGGAATATAAGTTTTGACGAGCAGCGTTTTAAGGAAATTTGGGAAAATAATACACTGTTCTTGATTAACGTAGCGCCTGAACAAAGAAAAAACCTGTTGGCTTTGCAAGATGCTGATATGCGTCATGTAGAAGATGCCACAGTAAACCGTTATGCCTTTGTGGATATTCAATATCCGCAATTCTATATGGAAAAAATTGCCGATAAAGCCTCAACTATACGTCTAGATCGAAATTTGAATAAGGAATCAGAAAGTTATGGGCAACCTACTTATAACTATCTGAG
- the filA gene encoding putative pilus system protein FilA, producing MKMFTKIALVSSMAISANAMAMQAMDDASLSATTGQDGINIGIGISKVEIEKLFIHDNDGLTGGSTAGKAGAIVIKGNGKTGDINEKLGVVVKANYDDAGKYLLTTRNLADLRIDSDAGDKAAGGAFINIAADVSGLDINIGEIGVTGSNAVADPATATSIRRGGDDTNYNAILSGLSLKTGPMSANIQLGAAPQGAMIKLDAKMLGGLEIKNLGILDNSTKTATRAAGEIFVDSIKVADANARDLSIDQKISVIGKEGTNNGYIRMVSNSGPIDNYVKGVHLGSRDAASIGDVEIQGLQTYYSPAMGQYNQGSVITISGR from the coding sequence ATGAAAATGTTTACTAAAATTGCTTTAGTTTCTTCTATGGCAATTAGTGCAAATGCAATGGCAATGCAAGCGATGGATGATGCTTCATTAAGTGCAACCACTGGCCAAGATGGTATTAATATCGGGATCGGTATTTCAAAGGTTGAAATTGAAAAATTATTTATTCATGATAATGATGGCCTAACAGGTGGAAGCACTGCTGGAAAGGCTGGTGCCATCGTAATTAAGGGTAACGGTAAAACAGGCGATATTAACGAAAAGCTGGGTGTAGTAGTCAAAGCCAATTATGATGATGCAGGCAAATATCTGCTAACAACTCGTAATCTTGCTGACCTGCGTATTGACTCTGATGCAGGCGACAAAGCAGCTGGTGGTGCATTTATTAATATTGCTGCTGATGTATCGGGTCTAGATATCAATATTGGCGAGATTGGGGTAACCGGTTCTAATGCTGTAGCAGATCCTGCAACTGCAACGAGTATTCGTCGTGGGGGGGATGATACAAACTATAATGCTATTCTCTCTGGCCTTTCATTAAAAACAGGTCCAATGTCAGCAAATATTCAATTAGGTGCAGCTCCACAGGGCGCCATGATTAAGCTAGATGCAAAAATGCTGGGCGGTCTTGAGATCAAGAACCTGGGTATTCTAGATAACTCAACTAAAACAGCTACACGTGCTGCTGGTGAAATTTTTGTCGATAGTATTAAAGTAGCTGATGCTAATGCTCGTGATCTATCAATTGATCAAAAAATTAGTGTGATCGGTAAAGAAGGTACTAATAATGGCTATATTCGTATGGTAAGTAACTCAGGTCCAATTGATAACTATGTTAAGGGTGTTCATTTAGGTAGCCGCGATGCTGCTTCAATTGGGGATGTAGAAATTCAGGGACTACAAACTTATTACAGTCCTGCAATGGGTCAATACAACCAAGGTTCTGTGATTACCATTTCTGGTCGATAA
- a CDS encoding anthranilate synthase component I family protein — protein MPKLRKKLDFYHNDPASILNKLRDFFGLVYLEDNHRPIIAFLPDQYIKYQSGLFSAYKKNTDYSYSITHHKIDLLDFICLDPEFKGSSQAGFNGGYIGFISYDFAAQQHLKIHIEYKKQPSLYLGKYHHYLKYEAEEWIFYSEGQDALIIYQNIYDALHLDHDSDTQVFQLVQTCQPRWTKQQYISAFKQVQEYITAGDCYQINLTQEFKAQGNGHLLDCAAKFWAMTNAPYAGYLKIDNLEILSCSPELFIDFKEQQQIITRPIKGTMPRYADPILDQKAKNTLINSKKDQAENVMIVDLLRNDFSLYAQKGSVKTLKLFEIESFNQVHHMVSEVQAILNKNISPFQVLLSALPGGSITGAPKIRAMEIIAELEEAARGAYCGSLGYFNFDGTGCWNILIRTIQKYDHDISIWAGGGITIASEQEAEYQECFDKISAMLDLLNTWQRTGES, from the coding sequence ATGCCAAAGCTGAGAAAAAAGCTTGATTTTTATCATAATGATCCTGCTTCTATTTTAAATAAATTGAGGGATTTTTTTGGTTTAGTTTATTTAGAAGATAATCATCGGCCTATTATTGCATTTCTGCCAGATCAATATATTAAATACCAGTCCGGCTTATTTTCAGCTTATAAAAAAAATACTGATTATTCTTATTCAATTACTCATCATAAAATAGATTTACTTGATTTTATTTGTTTAGATCCTGAATTTAAGGGTTCTTCTCAAGCAGGATTTAACGGTGGATATATTGGATTTATTAGCTACGATTTTGCTGCCCAACAACATCTTAAAATTCATATAGAATATAAAAAACAGCCAAGTTTATATTTAGGCAAATATCATCATTATTTAAAGTATGAAGCAGAAGAGTGGATATTTTATAGTGAAGGTCAAGATGCATTAATCATTTATCAAAATATTTATGATGCTCTTCATTTAGATCATGATTCAGATACTCAGGTGTTTCAGCTGGTTCAGACCTGTCAGCCACGCTGGACTAAACAGCAATATATTTCAGCCTTTAAGCAAGTGCAGGAATATATTACAGCAGGTGACTGTTACCAAATTAATTTAACTCAAGAGTTTAAAGCTCAAGGTAATGGTCATTTACTAGACTGTGCAGCGAAATTTTGGGCTATGACAAATGCGCCTTATGCGGGCTACCTAAAAATAGATAATCTTGAAATCTTAAGTTGCTCTCCTGAGCTTTTTATTGATTTTAAAGAACAACAGCAAATTATAACACGCCCGATTAAAGGGACCATGCCGCGTTATGCAGATCCGATACTTGACCAGAAAGCAAAAAACACTTTAATTAACTCCAAAAAAGATCAGGCAGAGAATGTTATGATCGTTGATTTACTGCGTAATGACTTCAGTCTCTATGCCCAAAAGGGTTCAGTTAAAACACTAAAATTATTTGAAATTGAAAGTTTTAATCAAGTCCATCATATGGTCAGTGAAGTACAAGCTATATTAAACAAAAATATTTCACCGTTTCAGGTCTTGTTATCTGCTTTGCCGGGCGGCTCAATTACGGGTGCGCCTAAAATACGTGCCATGGAAATTATTGCAGAACTTGAAGAAGCTGCTCGGGGTGCTTATTGCGGTTCATTAGGTTATTTTAATTTTGATGGAACAGGCTGCTGGAATATCCTGATCCGGACCATCCAAAAATATGATCATGATATTTCTATCTGGGCAGGCGGCGGTATTACTATTGCTTCAGAACAGGAGGCAGAATATCAGGAATGTTTCGATAAAATATCTGCCATGCTGGACTTACTCAATACATGGCAGAGAACAGGTGAATCATAA
- the hisC gene encoding histidinol-phosphate transaminase — translation MELTTEQMRFWSPEVRKLEPYIPGEQPKLQNLLKLNTNENPYPPSPYVVDAIQAVLANQADVLRLYPDPDATALKEAIAQQQGITASQVFVGNGSDEVLAHIFKAFFIQEHPILYPDITYSFYPVYSQFFGVKTKILPLNADFEIDIADYRQPNGGIIITNPNAPTSIALDLLSIEEILQNNPDSVVVIDEAYVDFGAESAVSLVSKYENLVVCQTTSKSRSLAGLRVGFAIAQPHLIAALETVKNSFNSYPMDRLAIAAAVASFQDQDYFQAMCQKVIDSREQLVNGLEALDFKVLPSKANFIFVSLAHKNAADLAAELRQHGIIVRYFNKPRINQYLRITVGTDEQSQRLIDTLRNQILV, via the coding sequence ATGGAACTAACTACCGAACAAATGCGTTTTTGGAGTCCTGAAGTACGTAAACTTGAACCGTATATTCCTGGTGAACAGCCTAAACTTCAAAATCTGTTAAAATTAAATACTAACGAAAATCCTTATCCGCCATCACCTTATGTTGTTGATGCAATACAGGCTGTGCTGGCTAATCAGGCTGATGTATTACGTCTTTATCCGGACCCCGATGCAACTGCATTAAAAGAAGCAATTGCCCAGCAGCAGGGTATTACAGCCAGTCAGGTATTTGTAGGCAACGGGTCTGATGAGGTACTTGCACATATTTTCAAAGCATTTTTTATTCAAGAGCATCCAATTTTATATCCAGATATAACCTACAGCTTTTATCCGGTATATAGCCAGTTTTTTGGAGTTAAAACTAAAATACTGCCACTAAACGCTGACTTCGAAATTGACATTGCTGATTATAGGCAACCCAATGGCGGTATTATTATTACTAATCCAAATGCGCCAACCAGCATTGCATTAGATCTGCTGTCAATTGAAGAAATTCTTCAGAATAATCCTGACTCTGTAGTGGTTATAGATGAAGCCTACGTAGATTTTGGTGCAGAATCTGCAGTAAGTTTGGTAAGTAAGTATGAGAATCTGGTGGTATGCCAGACGACCTCCAAATCACGTTCACTCGCAGGTTTACGCGTTGGTTTTGCAATTGCCCAGCCACATTTAATTGCTGCACTTGAGACTGTTAAAAACAGTTTTAATTCCTATCCAATGGACCGTTTAGCTATTGCTGCTGCGGTAGCTTCATTTCAGGATCAAGACTATTTTCAGGCTATGTGCCAGAAAGTAATTGATAGCCGTGAGCAGCTTGTAAATGGGCTAGAAGCTTTAGATTTCAAGGTATTACCTTCTAAAGCTAATTTTATTTTTGTTTCTTTAGCTCATAAAAATGCTGCTGACTTGGCTGCCGAGCTGCGTCAACATGGCATTATTGTACGTTATTTTAACAAACCCCGTATTAATCAGTATTTACGTATTACTGTCGGTACGGATGAACAAAGTCAAAGACTTATTGATACATTGAGAAATCAGATTCTAGTCTGA
- the hisD gene encoding histidinol dehydrogenase, translating into MGKLMRRLSTQDQNFKQAFADLLAFETVSDPELLKTVDQIIADVRQHGDAHVLKLTQQFDRHPAHQFSELELTQAQLKTAFENLEPQVRDALEMAADRIRAFHQAQKQDGWSYIDELGNTLGQKVTPLDRVGIYVPGGLASYPSSVLMNAIPAHVAGVSEIIMVVPAPDGELNPLVLAAAFLAGVSRVFTIGGAQAVAALAYGTETVPRVDKITGPGNRFVAAAKRAVFGQVGIDMIAGPSEILVYAEGLNNADWLAMDVLSQAEHDTVAQAIFITPDEQLLQAVEEAIEKHLSQLPKAEIARTSIANRGALVLVNSRKEAIELINQVAPEHLELCLDEAKEMATLIRHAGAIFMGRYTPEAIGDYCAGPNHVLPTSGTARFSSPLGVYDFQKRTSLIMCSEQGVQPLARTADILAQQENLDAHARSARYRY; encoded by the coding sequence GTGGGTAAATTGATGCGACGTTTATCGACTCAAGATCAAAACTTCAAGCAAGCTTTTGCAGACTTGTTAGCTTTTGAGACAGTTAGTGACCCTGAACTTTTAAAAACTGTAGACCAGATCATTGCTGATGTGCGTCAACATGGTGATGCTCACGTTCTTAAACTCACTCAACAGTTCGATCGACATCCAGCGCATCAGTTTTCTGAACTTGAACTGACTCAAGCACAGTTAAAAACAGCATTTGAAAATTTAGAGCCGCAGGTACGTGATGCTTTAGAGATGGCAGCGGATCGGATACGTGCTTTTCATCAGGCACAGAAACAGGATGGCTGGTCTTATATAGATGAATTGGGCAATACCTTAGGCCAGAAAGTGACTCCATTAGATCGGGTCGGTATTTATGTTCCGGGTGGCTTGGCCTCTTATCCTTCCTCTGTTCTGATGAATGCGATCCCTGCACATGTAGCAGGAGTATCCGAAATAATCATGGTAGTACCGGCACCAGATGGTGAATTAAATCCTCTGGTACTTGCTGCTGCATTCCTTGCCGGGGTAAGCCGGGTATTTACTATTGGCGGAGCACAGGCAGTAGCTGCACTTGCTTATGGTACAGAAACTGTTCCGCGTGTTGACAAGATTACCGGACCGGGTAACCGTTTTGTTGCAGCAGCCAAGCGTGCCGTATTTGGGCAAGTGGGTATTGATATGATTGCAGGTCCTTCAGAGATTCTGGTTTATGCTGAGGGACTAAATAATGCTGATTGGCTAGCCATGGATGTGCTGTCTCAGGCAGAACATGATACTGTGGCTCAAGCTATTTTTATTACGCCAGATGAGCAGCTATTACAGGCTGTGGAAGAGGCGATTGAAAAACATTTAAGTCAGCTACCCAAAGCCGAGATTGCCCGTACTTCAATTGCCAATCGTGGTGCTTTAGTTCTGGTAAATAGCCGTAAAGAGGCAATAGAGCTGATTAATCAAGTTGCTCCAGAGCATTTAGAATTATGTCTTGATGAAGCTAAAGAGATGGCTACCTTGATTCGTCATGCAGGAGCTATTTTTATGGGCCGTTATACACCAGAGGCAATTGGTGATTATTGTGCAGGTCCGAACCATGTCTTGCCGACATCAGGCACAGCACGTTTTTCTTCTCCGCTTGGTGTATATGATTTTCAGAAGCGGACCAGTCTCATTATGTGTTCTGAACAGGGCGTACAACCACTGGCACGCACTGCGGATATCCTGGCACAGCAAGAAAATCTGGATGCTCATGCTCGCTCAGCCCGCTATCGCTATTGA